From the genome of Argentina anserina chromosome 4, drPotAnse1.1, whole genome shotgun sequence, one region includes:
- the LOC126792146 gene encoding LOW QUALITY PROTEIN: uncharacterized protein LOC126792146 (The sequence of the model RefSeq protein was modified relative to this genomic sequence to represent the inferred CDS: substituted 1 base at 1 genomic stop codon), producing MEGIEEWKNQAERWLSQALQQWKNQAEPLWFQAQEYIQQVPHTQIYAALAILLLTSVYFLLGSLFKSLNSYTILLSGLSGSGKTVLFSQLWDGSAHQGTVTSMEPNEGSFVLHSDKSKNGKLKPVHLVDVPGHSRLRPKLDEFLPQAAGVIFAVDALEFLPNLRAASEYLYDILTKASVVKNKIPVLVLCNKTDKVTAHSKEFIXKQLEKEIEKIRSLSVILDAMSLKISKTKCRRH from the exons ATGGAAGGAATTGAAGAATGGAAGAATCAGGCAGAGCGCTGGTTATCTCAAGCATTGCAACAATGGAAGAACCAGGCAGAGCCATTGTGGTTTCAAGCACAAGAGTACATTCAGCAGGTTCCACATACTCAGATCTATGCTGCTCTTGCGATCTTGCTATTAACGTCAGTGTATTTCTTATTGG GAAGCTTGTTCAAAAGCCTAAACTCTTATACCATTTTGCTGAGTGGGCTTAGCGGGAGTGGGAAGACtgttcttttctctcaa CTTTGGGATGGCTCTGCTCACCAAGGTACTGTCACATCAATGGAACCAAATGAGGGATCTTTTGTGCTCCATTCCGATAAATCAAAG AATGGAAAATTAAAGCCTGTACATCTTGTTGATGTTCCTGGACATTCTCGCCTGAGACCCAAATTAGATGAGTTCCTGCCTCAAGCAGCTGGTGTAATTTTTGCGGTGGATGCTTTGGAATTCTTACCAAACTTGCGTGCTGCTTCTGA GTACCTGTATGATATTTTGACCAAGGCTAGTGTAGTGAAGAATAAAATTCCGGTTCTTGTTCTCTGCAACAAGACAGACAAAGTAACAGCACATAGCAAGGAGTTCATTTGAAAACAATTGGAGAAGGAAAT AGAAAagattcggagt ttgagtgttattcttgatgctatgagtttgaagatctctaaGACAAAATGTAGAAGACATTAG